The stretch of DNA GAGATGATTAGAGTTCGCTGTGTGCGAGGTCTTTAATCTGAGATATTTTGTCTCCGCCTGTCTCTTTAGCGTAACTTAGTACTTTTTTAGCCTGTGTGATGCCCTCTTCAAGAGATATATGATTTGGTTTTATGACAAACCCACCGCTCATTTTTATGACTATAGGTCCAAGCTCAGGAGATGTCAGTTTGAGCTCTGCAACGCTTTGGCGGATGATATCCGCATCTTTATATGACTGCTCTTTGCTCTCTCTTGATAGAATAACTGTAAACTGGTTGTAGTCTGTTCTTGCTATTACATCAGCTGATTGTTTGTGAAGAGAGATGGCAAATGCAACCTTTTTGAGTATGTTTTGCGTAAGCTCTTGAGAGTAGACTCTGTTCGTCTTTGAGAAGTTGTCGATCTCAAATATCGTCACAGATGTATAGTTCTTCTCTTTGACATTTTTCTTCTCAGCGTAAGAGCTCATAAGACCTTTTAGGTTATTGATGCCTGTTACTGGGTCTACCATTGCAGGGTTTTCAGAGACATCTGGCTTTCTTCTCATTCTCACTGCTATTGCTCCGGCCTCTTGTGAAAATATCTCATACCCTTTTTTGTCTACATTATATAAGTATTCAATATCCTTATATATGGATGCCAATCTTTTTCTATACCAAAAAGCGATAGAGAGGATCAGTATAAATGCAAGATAGGTTATGTTTTTATGAATATTGAACTTCTGCTGGTTGTACGAGACGGCTCTGAATATTATGTTGTTGATCTGATCGTACAGAGAGAGAAAACTTTTTTGAAGAGCCTCCTCCTTCTCTTTGTCGCCGTTGTTTTTCTTTGTATAGAAGTCACTTGCCCTCTCGTTAAACTCTTTTGTAAGTGAGCTTAGTTTGTCCAGGTCTGATAGGTACTCTTTTGAATTTGATAGTATAAATCTCTCAATAAAACTAAACTCGTACTGATTGCGGAGTTTGTCAATATCGTGCAGAAGTTGGGTACTTTTGCCGTTAAACTGTATAAGTGCAAGATCAAGGTCACCCTTTGGAAGTGAGAGGAGAGAGCTGATAATTCGCTTCTGATTGTTAAGATTGTCTATTTTTTCGTATGATTTTGAGTGTTCAACTGCCGCCAGCACTCCAAATGCCGCAAATACTGCCGCTAATAAAAGTAAAAGCGATAAGTTCTGAAAAATCTTTTTTATAGAGTGCTTCATGGTAGAGTTTCCTATATAGATGGTATAATGTCCTGCTATTTTATACATATTGGCTTTAATGGTAACTTAAGGCATTTTAAGAAGTTTTATTGAATTTAGAAAATTATTTTATATCTCAGTTTAAAAACGCTCATATCGGTGATGACGGAGCTTTGGTAGGTTCTGCGGTCTACTCAAAAGATGCCTTTTTCGAAGATGTACACTTTAAGAAAGAGTGGATGAGTTACTATCAGATAGCCACAAAAGCGATGATGATAAATATCTCTGACGCTATCGCCATGAACGCAAAGCCAAAATATGCACTTCTTAGCGTGGCAATGCCTAAATCTATGACGATGAAAGAGATGCGTGAACTGGCGTCAGGATTTGAAGATACGGCAGCAAAGTACGGCATAGAGATAATCGGTGGAGACACCATAGGCAACATCAAGCTTGATATTACGATAACTATCATATCCGAGGCAGATAAACCTCTAAGAAGACAAGGGCTAAGAAAAGGCTATTTAGTCGCTCATACGGGGAAACTCGGAAGAAGTGCAAAAGAGCTTAGAAGATTAGCAAACCTTGGCAAGATACATAAGAGCTCAAAGTTTGTAGATATTAGGCTAAGAGATAAGTTCGTATCTAAAGCGTCACGCTACCTAAAGTGCGGGATGGATATCTCAGACGGTCTTTTTAGCGATTTGGGCAAGCTCTCATCTGCTAACAGGCTGGGGTTTAATTTTTATAAACGCATACCAAAAAGAGTAGGGTGCAGCGGCGAAGAGTATGAGATGCTTTTTGGCTTTGACAAAAGAGACAAAAAAGCGCTCTTTAGAGTTGCAAAACTCTGCCGCACATCCATAACCATAGTTGCACAAAGTGCCAGAAAAAATTATAAAAACAGATGCAAAGCGCATCATTTTTAATTAGACAGGATCATTATGGACAGATTTTATTCGCTCTCACATTCAAGCATAGATTTTCACTTTAGACAGACGCCAAGAGACTTCGTTGTCGAGGAGATGCCGTTATATGAATTTAGCGGCGATGGTGAGCATCTTGTACTGTTTGTCAGAAAAAAAGGGCTCTCTACGCTAGAGCTTGTCTCTATCATTGCAAAATATTTGGGGATTCAAAACAAAGAGATGGGTTATGCGGGACTAAAAGACAAGCACGCTATGACAAAGCAGTACATCTCACTTCATAAAAAACATGAAGCGAAGATGGATACGTTTGCGCATGAAGATATAAAGATACTCTCAAAAGCATACCATAACAATAAGATAAGAATAGGGCATCTAAGCGGTAACAGGTTCTACATTAAATTAAAAAAAGTAAACCCGACCGCAGCAAAAAAGATAGATGAGGCTCTAAAAAATATAGCAACGTTTGGAATGCCAAACTTCTTTGGTTATCAGCGTTTTGGAACGGATGGAAACAACCATATAGACGGTGAGAAGATCGCAAAAGGTGAAAAGAAGGAGCGTAATGTAAAGGTAAAGAAACTTCTTGTCAGCGCATACCAGAGCCATCTTTTTAACCTCTGGCTCAGCAGACGTCTTGAGATAAACGCTCTTGTGCAAAAGTTTGAGACAAAAGATCTCGAACCTCTGCTAAATATGCCAAACCATGAACTTGAAAAAATGAAGGCTCAGACTCACCCTTTTAAGCTTATAAGCGGCGATATTATGGAGCACTATCCTCATGGCAGACTCTTTGATTATGAGGGCAGCGAGCATGACCTTGAGAGATTTAACGAAAAAGATATATCAGTAACCGGTCTTTTGTGCGGTAAAAAAGCAAGAATTGCCTCAGATGCGGCAAGAGTGATAGAAAAAGAGTTTGATGATGAGATAAATGCGGACGGCACAAGAAGATATGCATGGGTATATCCAAAAGACGTTGAGGGAAGATACAAAGATGAAGAGGCTCAGTATGAGCTTAACTTTTCGCTTCCAAAAGGCTCTTATGCCACGGTTTTAATCGAAGAGATAGCGAAAAGAGAAATAAGGGAGTAGAGAATGAAAAAACATATAACATCAGCGATATCGCAATCTTTTGGAAAGTTTGCAAACAGGGAGTTTGCAAAACCGATCCAAAAT from Sulfurimonas crateris encodes:
- a CDS encoding diguanylate cyclase domain-containing protein, with translation MKHSIKKIFQNLSLLLLLAAVFAAFGVLAAVEHSKSYEKIDNLNNQKRIISSLLSLPKGDLDLALIQFNGKSTQLLHDIDKLRNQYEFSFIERFILSNSKEYLSDLDKLSSLTKEFNERASDFYTKKNNGDKEKEEALQKSFLSLYDQINNIIFRAVSYNQQKFNIHKNITYLAFILILSIAFWYRKRLASIYKDIEYLYNVDKKGYEIFSQEAGAIAVRMRRKPDVSENPAMVDPVTGINNLKGLMSSYAEKKNVKEKNYTSVTIFEIDNFSKTNRVYSQELTQNILKKVAFAISLHKQSADVIARTDYNQFTVILSRESKEQSYKDADIIRQSVAELKLTSPELGPIVIKMSGGFVIKPNHISLEEGITQAKKVLSYAKETGGDKISQIKDLAHSEL
- a CDS encoding thiamine-phosphate kinase, with protein sequence MNLENYFISQFKNAHIGDDGALVGSAVYSKDAFFEDVHFKKEWMSYYQIATKAMMINISDAIAMNAKPKYALLSVAMPKSMTMKEMRELASGFEDTAAKYGIEIIGGDTIGNIKLDITITIISEADKPLRRQGLRKGYLVAHTGKLGRSAKELRRLANLGKIHKSSKFVDIRLRDKFVSKASRYLKCGMDISDGLFSDLGKLSSANRLGFNFYKRIPKRVGCSGEEYEMLFGFDKRDKKALFRVAKLCRTSITIVAQSARKNYKNRCKAHHF
- the truD gene encoding tRNA pseudouridine(13) synthase TruD; the encoded protein is MDRFYSLSHSSIDFHFRQTPRDFVVEEMPLYEFSGDGEHLVLFVRKKGLSTLELVSIIAKYLGIQNKEMGYAGLKDKHAMTKQYISLHKKHEAKMDTFAHEDIKILSKAYHNNKIRIGHLSGNRFYIKLKKVNPTAAKKIDEALKNIATFGMPNFFGYQRFGTDGNNHIDGEKIAKGEKKERNVKVKKLLVSAYQSHLFNLWLSRRLEINALVQKFETKDLEPLLNMPNHELEKMKAQTHPFKLISGDIMEHYPHGRLFDYEGSEHDLERFNEKDISVTGLLCGKKARIASDAARVIEKEFDDEINADGTRRYAWVYPKDVEGRYKDEEAQYELNFSLPKGSYATVLIEEIAKREIRE